From a single Phocoena sinus isolate mPhoSin1 chromosome 1, mPhoSin1.pri, whole genome shotgun sequence genomic region:
- the SYDE2 gene encoding rho GTPase-activating protein SYDE2 isoform X2, protein MRLSCSRSLDSLRVGAKPPSLQRWRSDSWIRCGARGEPDEPPPRGGGMDGWSGGSSRAAAPSGLRPPSSEDPRRSSGSRGREDGQEGLPFLKPPAVTVKKLQKWMYKGRLLSLGMKGRARRTPPEVTRAQATSPNLGALKMRESQVVSVPPDQRITLTDLFENVYESSMKRRELEDLKDNIGFRGHKPLNSITVSKKRNWLYQSTLRSFNLEDENKKCQDISHLSISPVSLPKLQLSRPFLKSSEEYCTYMVCTATNSSLSRDCSLDFNEENDADDEGEIWYNPIPEDDDFGISNALSFGEADSAVLKFPDVGLRVLSGSDLMKEEQHTEDLLCSSEHTGDVQTTQSNEINPIDSIYSTEFVEQYKQRHGHKTQEGIIVEESPTLKSPFAGPGIVAATNKPDLGVTGPSSPSPSPVKKGSSIHWSFPDKIKSPRTVRKLSMRMKRLPELSRKLSVKGNLNYGNSPDNTPSLSKCNWQEIHHAVILPSGNTTTAAKRNVISRYHLDTSVSSQHSYQKKTSVSSKYSCKSGYLSDGDSPELIAKSSKHGCENKFAKGKEIIPNSCSKNEIDIDAFRHYSFSDQPKCSQYISGLMNVHFYGAEDLKPPRIDSKDVFCAIQVDSVNKARTALLTCRTTFLDMDHTFNIEIENAQHLKLVVFSWEPTPRKNRVCCHGTVVLPTLFRVTKTHLLAVKLEPRGLIYVKVTLLEQWENSLHGLDINREPVIFGVDIRKVVEKENIGLMVPLLIQKCIVEIEKRGCQVVGLYRLCGSAAVKKELREAFERDSKAVGLCESQYPDINVITGVLKDYLRELPSPLITKQLYEAVLDAMAKYPLKMSSNGCENDPSDSKYTVDLLDCLPDVEKATLMMLLDHLKLVASYRDVNKMTCQNLAVCFGPVLLSQRQETSSHNNRVFIDSEELASALDFKKHIEVLHYLLQLWPGNK, encoded by the exons ATGCGGCTGTCCTGCAGCAGAAGCCTCGACAGCCTCCGCGTGGGTGCCAAGCCGCCTTCCTTACAGCGGTGGCGGAGCGACAGCTGGATCAGGTGCGGCGCGCGCGGGGAACCGGACGAGCCCCCGCCACGTGGAGGCGGGATGGACGGCTGGAGCGGAGGCAGCTCCCGGGCCGCGGCGCCCTCCGGCCTCCGGCCTCCCAGCTCCGAGGACCCCCGCCGCTCCTCGGGAAGCCGTGGCAGAGAAGACGGACAGGAGGGGCTCCCCTTCCTCAAACCGCCCGCGGTGACAGTCAAGAAGCTGCAGAAGTGGATGTACAAAGGACGCCTGCTGTCTCTGGGAATGAAGGGTCGCGCTCGTAGGACACCCCCCGAAGTCACCCGAGCGCAGGCAACGTCTCCAAATCTGGGCGCTTTGAAAATGCGGGAAAGCCAAGTCGTCTCGGTGCCGCCAGACCAAAGAATTACGCTGACAG aCTTATTTGAAAATGTCTATGAGTCTTCAATGAAGAGAAGAGAACTTGAAGATCTGAAGGATAATATTGGCTTCAGGGGTCATAAGCCACTTAATAGCATCACTGTGTCAAAGAAACGCAATTGGCTATATCAGAGTACTCTGAGATCTTTTAATTTGGAAGACGAAAATAAGAAATGCCAAGATATAAGTCATTTATCCATCTCACCCGTTTCTCTACCTAAACTGCAGCTGTCACGACCTTTCCTCAAATCATCTGAAGAATATTGTACGTATATGGTGTGTACTGCTACAAATTCTTCATTATCAAGAGACTGTTCATTAGACTTTAATGAGGAAAATGATGCAGATGATGAAGGAGAAATATGGTACAACCCCATTCCTGAGGATGATGACTTTGGTATTTCAAATGCCTTGAGTTTTGGGGAGGCAGACTCTGCTGTTCTGAAGTTTCCTGATGTCGGTTTGAGAGTATTATCTGGTAGTGACCTAATGAAAGAAGAGCAGCACACTGAAGACTTGCTGTGCTCTTCTGAACACACAGGCGATGTTCAGACCACACAGTCAAATGAAATAAATCCTATAGATTCCATCTATTCCACAGAGTTTGTGGAGCAGTACAAGCAAAGGCATGGACACAAGACACAAGAAGGTATAATAGTAGAGGAGAGTCCCACGTTGAAATCTCCTTTTGCAG gTCCTGGGATAGTAGCTGCTACAAATAAGCCTGATTTGGGAGTTACAGGACCATCTTCTCCAAGCCCTAGCCCTGTGAAAAAAGGCAGTTCAATTCATTGGTCTTTCCCggataaaataaaatctccaCGAACTGTGAGGAAACTTTCCATGAGAATGAAAAGGTTGCCAGAACTTAGCCGGAAACTAAGTGTTAAAGGAAACTTGAATTATGGAAACAGTCCGGATAATACTCCTTCCTTGTCTAAATGTAACTGGCAAGAAATTCATCATGCTGTTATTCTACCTTCTGGGAACACAACCACAGCTGCTAAGAGGAATGTTATAAGCCGGTACCATCTTGATACTAGTGTGTCTTCTCAGCACAGCTACCAGAAGAAAACCTCTGTGAGTTCTAAGTATTCCTGCAAAAGTGGTTACCTCAGTGATGGAGATTCTCCTGAACTTATAGCTAAATCTAGCAAACATGGATGTGAAAACAAatttgcaaaaggaaaagaaataattccaaataGTTGTAGCAAGAATGAAATAGACATTGATGCTTTTAGACATTATAGCTTTTCTGATCAACCTAAGTGTTCTCAGTACATATCTGGGCTCATGAATGTGCATTTCTATGGTGCTGAGGATTTAAAACCACCTCGGATAGATTCAAAAGATGTCTTTTGTGCAATTCAGGTAGATTCAGTAAACAAAGCCAGAACAGCTTTGCTCACATGTCGGACAACGTTTTTAGACATGGATCACACTTTCAACATAGAAATTGAAAATGCACAGCATTTGAAATTAGTAGTATTCAGTTGGGAACCCACTCCAAGAAAAAATCGAGTGTGTTGTCATGGAACTGTTGTTCTTCCCACCTTATTCAGAGTGACAAAGACACATCTGTTGGCTGTCAAACTTGAACCTAGAGGTCTTATTTATGTGAAAGTGACTCTTTTGGAACAGTGGGAGAATTCACTTCATGGACTAGATATAAATCGAGAACCAGTAATATTTGGTGTTGATATTCGAAAAGttgtagagaaagaaaatataggctTGATGGTACCACTCCTGATTCAGAAATGTATTGTGGAAATTGAAAAGAGAGGCTGTCAG gtaGTAGGCCTGTACCGATTATGTGGCTCGGCAGCAGTCAAGAAAGAACTTCGAGAGGCTTTTGAGAGGGATAGCAAAGCTGTTGGTCTGTGTGAAAGCCAATACCCAGATATAAATGTAATAACAG GTGTTCTTAAGGATTATTTAAGAGAACTTCCTTCTCCTCTGATAACAAAGCAGCTTTATGAGGCTGTATTAGATGCAATGGCAAAATATCCTTTGAAAATGTCATCAAATGGTTGTGAGAATGATCCAAGTGATTCTAAGTACACTGTTGACCTGCTGGATTGTCTGCCTGACGTCGAGAAG